One Edaphobacter flagellatus genomic region harbors:
- a CDS encoding MaoC family dehydratase produces MAKELYFEDFYVGQKMNSVGSAKVTAEEIKEFGQKYDPQPFHLDEAAGEGSFFKGLAASGWLTAAIVMRLRVQSVPVAGGMIGAGVEEMRWTQPVRPGDTIRTEIEVVGVRHSNTRPDYGVVRTRTLAYNQRNEIVLRSTVNFLAPLRHPVAK; encoded by the coding sequence ATGGCGAAAGAGCTTTACTTTGAGGATTTCTACGTAGGCCAGAAGATGAACTCGGTTGGCAGTGCGAAGGTGACAGCGGAGGAGATCAAAGAATTCGGCCAGAAGTATGATCCGCAGCCTTTCCATCTGGACGAGGCGGCGGGCGAGGGGTCGTTCTTCAAGGGACTCGCTGCGTCGGGCTGGCTGACGGCAGCGATTGTGATGCGTCTGCGTGTGCAGTCCGTCCCCGTGGCCGGCGGCATGATTGGCGCCGGTGTGGAAGAGATGCGCTGGACGCAGCCGGTCCGTCCGGGCGATACGATACGCACCGAGATCGAGGTCGTCGGCGTTCGCCACTCCAACACGAGACCCGATTATGGTGTCGTCCGTACGCGCACACTGGCCTACAACCAGCGGAATGAGATCGTCCTGCGTTCTACGGTCAACTTTCTTGCGCCTCTGCGGCATCCTGTTGCCAAGTGA
- a CDS encoding 3-hydroxybutyryl-CoA dehydrogenase: MEDTAKSTIKTIAVLGAGTMGNGIAHVGARSGFNVMLCDLQQDFLDRGLATIEKNLAREVAKDKLTKTQAEEARGRITPTLDRESLAGCDFAIEAATERFEIKSALFRDLDRIMRPEVILASNTSSISITKLAAQTKRPVQVIGMHFFNPVPVMQLVEVIRGLATSQATFDTVQALAVAFGKTPVEVNDAAGFVSNRVLMPLINEAVFAVMEGVATPEAVDKVFQLGMAHPMGPLTLADFIGLDVCLDIMRVLEEGIGDPKYRPCPLLVRMVDAGWLGRKSGRGFYTYN, from the coding sequence ATGGAAGATACCGCAAAGTCGACGATCAAGACGATCGCAGTGCTTGGCGCAGGAACGATGGGTAACGGCATTGCCCATGTTGGAGCGCGTTCGGGATTCAACGTGATGTTGTGCGACCTGCAACAGGATTTTCTCGATCGCGGTCTCGCGACGATTGAAAAGAATCTGGCTCGCGAGGTTGCCAAGGACAAGCTGACGAAAACGCAGGCGGAGGAAGCGCGAGGGCGTATTACGCCTACGCTCGACCGCGAGTCGCTGGCAGGCTGCGATTTTGCCATTGAGGCCGCGACGGAGAGGTTTGAGATCAAGTCAGCCCTTTTCCGCGATCTGGACCGTATTATGCGGCCGGAGGTGATTCTGGCCTCGAACACCAGCTCCATCTCGATTACGAAGCTGGCTGCGCAGACGAAACGGCCTGTGCAGGTGATCGGCATGCATTTCTTCAACCCCGTGCCGGTGATGCAGTTGGTTGAGGTGATTCGTGGCCTTGCGACATCGCAAGCGACCTTCGATACGGTGCAGGCGTTGGCGGTGGCATTCGGCAAGACTCCAGTTGAGGTGAATGACGCTGCGGGCTTTGTCTCGAACCGCGTGCTGATGCCGTTGATCAACGAAGCGGTCTTTGCCGTAATGGAAGGCGTCGCTACCCCGGAAGCGGTGGACAAGGTCTTCCAGCTCGGCATGGCGCATCCGATGGGGCCGCTGACGCTAGCCGACTTCATCGGACTGGATGTCTGCCTGGACATCATGCGCGTGCTGGAAGAGGGGATTGGAGACCCGAAGTATCGTCCCTGTCCACTGCTGGTCCGCATGGTCGATGCCGGATGGCTGGGGCGCAAATCCGGCCGCGGGTTCTACACCTACAACTGA
- a CDS encoding MBL fold metallo-hydrolase yields MRMTVLASGSKGNSAVISSARTRVLVDAGLSCRELCKRMAVAGEDPTALDAILITHEHQDHVAGLGVLARKLGIPVYFTESTHRAWLRMVTPRRTLSYAEWLDQMQREREERANAAATAAVATHTAEPGICDSMSAAVEAASETETLEDPDEAESQQQSRAKPDPAFLPSVEYFHSGRQFSIGDIEITPFTIPHDAADPCGFVFAAEGVRMALATDLGYMPPNVKAALRRIDVLLLESNHDLEMLKDGPYPWSVKQRVLSRVGHLSNMATAEFLEQDYDGTASFIVLGHLSESNNAPELARLAAEQALAGRPTLLGNRILLAEQAAPMEPICL; encoded by the coding sequence ATGCGGATGACAGTGCTCGCCTCGGGCTCCAAAGGCAATAGTGCGGTCATCTCTTCGGCGCGGACACGTGTGCTGGTGGATGCTGGTCTCTCGTGCCGTGAGCTATGTAAGCGCATGGCGGTTGCCGGTGAAGACCCTACAGCGCTCGATGCCATCCTCATCACCCACGAGCATCAGGACCATGTTGCCGGGTTAGGCGTGCTGGCCCGCAAGCTGGGCATCCCCGTCTACTTTACGGAGTCCACACATCGTGCATGGCTACGGATGGTGACGCCACGGAGGACGCTTTCGTATGCCGAATGGCTCGACCAGATGCAGCGAGAGAGAGAAGAGCGAGCGAACGCTGCTGCCACCGCGGCGGTTGCTACGCACACTGCTGAACCGGGCATCTGTGACAGCATGTCGGCAGCTGTCGAGGCAGCTTCAGAGACAGAGACTCTGGAAGACCCGGATGAGGCGGAGAGCCAGCAGCAGTCACGCGCGAAGCCCGATCCTGCCTTTCTGCCCTCCGTGGAATACTTCCACTCCGGTCGGCAGTTTTCGATAGGCGATATCGAGATCACACCGTTTACGATTCCGCACGATGCAGCCGATCCCTGCGGTTTTGTCTTTGCCGCCGAGGGTGTGCGCATGGCGCTGGCTACCGATCTTGGCTATATGCCGCCGAACGTCAAGGCAGCACTGCGGCGGATCGATGTGCTGCTGCTGGAGTCGAATCACGACCTGGAGATGCTGAAGGATGGGCCGTATCCGTGGTCGGTCAAGCAGCGCGTGCTCTCGCGCGTCGGCCATCTTTCCAATATGGCGACGGCGGAGTTTCTGGAGCAGGACTATGACGGCACCGCCAGCTTTATCGTGCTGGGGCACCTGTCGGAGTCGAACAACGCTCCGGAGTTGGCGCGCCTTGCGGCCGAGCAGGCACTTGCCGGGAGGCCAACACTGCTCGGTAATCGGATTCTGCTGGCCGAACAGGCAGCGCCGATGGAGCCGATCTGCCTGTAA
- a CDS encoding metallophosphoesterase family protein: MKTTRREFLTLMGAAGAAAALPKPLFAAPAKAEPFTFLFLTDSHIQPELDAAKGTSMAFHKAKTFKADFAIQGGDHVFDALGVPKQRALSLFDLYDKTEQDLGLKVHHTVGNHDVLGIYPESGIPATDPLYGKKLFEDRFGKRYYSFDHKGHHFVVLDSIGVTDDHAYEGRIDAEQLTWLKADLAALPAKTPIIASVHIPLVSAFASYVPESSTIAKHHGLTVANANEVVDIFEGHNVLGVLQGHTHINENVEYKGVQYITSGAICGNWWKGSRMGTPEGFTVVTVADGKLTSRYETYGFKAVGS, from the coding sequence GTGAAGACGACCCGTAGAGAGTTTCTTACGCTGATGGGAGCGGCCGGAGCTGCAGCCGCTTTGCCGAAACCGCTGTTTGCCGCGCCAGCCAAGGCCGAGCCATTTACGTTTCTCTTTCTGACGGACAGCCATATTCAGCCAGAGCTGGATGCGGCCAAGGGCACGAGCATGGCCTTCCACAAGGCGAAGACGTTCAAGGCCGACTTTGCGATTCAGGGTGGCGATCACGTATTCGATGCTCTCGGTGTACCGAAGCAGAGGGCTCTTTCGCTGTTCGATCTGTACGACAAGACGGAGCAGGACCTGGGGTTGAAGGTACATCATACGGTCGGCAATCACGATGTGCTGGGTATCTATCCGGAGAGCGGGATTCCGGCGACCGATCCGTTGTATGGCAAGAAGCTGTTTGAGGATCGCTTCGGCAAGCGTTACTACAGCTTCGACCATAAGGGGCATCACTTCGTCGTGCTGGATTCGATCGGTGTTACCGACGATCATGCTTACGAAGGGCGCATCGACGCCGAGCAATTGACGTGGTTGAAGGCCGATCTTGCCGCGCTGCCTGCAAAGACGCCGATCATTGCCTCGGTGCATATTCCGCTGGTTTCGGCGTTCGCGTCGTATGTTCCGGAGTCGTCCACGATTGCGAAGCACCATGGTCTTACCGTGGCGAACGCGAATGAAGTGGTGGATATCTTCGAGGGGCATAACGTACTCGGCGTGCTGCAGGGGCATACGCACATCAACGAGAACGTGGAGTACAAGGGTGTCCAGTACATTACCAGCGGCGCGATCTGCGGCAACTGGTGGAAGGGCTCACGCATGGGGACGCCGGAAGGCTTTACAGTGGTGACGGTTGCCGATGGCAAGCTGACGTCTCGCTATGAGACGTATGGGTTCAAGGCGGTGGGGTCGTAA
- the mqnC gene encoding cyclic dehypoxanthinyl futalosine synthase: MGISREQALDCFNSDDLIGIGMEADAVRRRMHPEGVVTYIIDRNINYTNFCTEYCTFCAFYRPLKGKLSSEGYILDFETIYDKIRETEEMGGTGVLMQGGLHPDLKIDWFERLFRGIRERFPNIWLHCLSASEILAIAEYSELSLRDTIMRLRDAGLQSIPGGGAEILDDDVRHRIARLKCKTEDWVSVHRTAHELGMRTTATMMFGVGETFEQRMNHFDVVRRLQEETGGFTAFIPWSFQPHNTALGGRGWDEATSVEYLKTLAISRMYLDNIENVQASWVTQGLKVLQMGLRFGGNDVGSVMLEENVVKAAGTSNCTTEEELRRIIRDAGFKPVQRDTLYRTMFLN; encoded by the coding sequence ATGGGAATCAGCCGCGAACAGGCGCTCGACTGCTTCAACAGTGACGATCTAATCGGAATCGGCATGGAAGCCGATGCGGTTCGCCGCCGCATGCATCCTGAGGGTGTGGTCACCTACATCATCGACCGCAACATCAACTACACCAACTTCTGCACAGAGTACTGCACCTTCTGCGCCTTCTACCGGCCACTGAAGGGCAAGCTCTCCAGCGAAGGCTACATCCTCGACTTCGAGACCATCTACGACAAGATCCGCGAGACCGAGGAAATGGGCGGCACCGGTGTGCTGATGCAGGGCGGCCTGCATCCCGACCTCAAGATCGACTGGTTCGAGCGCCTCTTCCGCGGCATCCGCGAGCGCTTCCCCAACATCTGGCTGCATTGCCTCTCGGCCAGCGAGATTCTCGCCATCGCCGAGTACTCCGAGCTCTCCCTCCGCGACACCATCATGCGTCTCCGCGACGCCGGTCTGCAGTCCATCCCCGGCGGCGGTGCCGAGATTCTCGACGACGATGTTCGCCATCGCATCGCGCGCCTCAAGTGCAAGACCGAAGACTGGGTCAGCGTCCACCGCACCGCCCACGAGCTCGGCATGCGTACCACCGCGACAATGATGTTCGGCGTCGGCGAAACCTTTGAGCAGCGCATGAACCACTTCGATGTCGTCCGCCGCCTGCAGGAGGAGACCGGAGGCTTCACCGCCTTCATCCCCTGGAGCTTCCAGCCGCACAACACCGCTCTCGGCGGCCGCGGATGGGACGAGGCCACCTCCGTCGAATACCTCAAAACGCTCGCCATCAGCCGCATGTATCTCGACAACATCGAAAACGTACAGGCCAGCTGGGTCACCCAGGGACTCAAGGTACTGCAGATGGGTCTGCGCTTCGGTGGCAACGATGTCGGCTCCGTCATGCTCGAAGAAAACGTCGTCAAGGCGGCCGGAACCTCCAACTGCACCACGGAAGAGGAGCTGCGCCGCATCATTCGCGATGCTGGCTTCAAACCCGTGCAGCGAGACACCTTGTACCGGACGATGTTCCTGAATTAG
- a CDS encoding rhomboid family intramembrane serine protease, translating into MSSSPQPEGEILPPSMETDRRQETFTPPPSRQTRSILSAPGTYALVGINSAVFIWMVLHGVSPASPTPAELIHFGGNVPVLVLHGQWYRLLTATFVHVGLIHLLTNMWCLWNLGLLGEPLLGPWGMVAVYMLTGIAGNLLSLGVNVVLHDFVSVGAGASGAVFGIAGILIVLLSNHKLPIPVFELQRLRKSVIQFAGLNLIIGLATIALPLIRIDNSAHVGGFLFGLALGVPLVPRMTSGRARYLQRQKITFAGAAFFLALFGYWIANLR; encoded by the coding sequence ATGTCATCCTCCCCACAACCTGAAGGCGAGATTCTGCCGCCGTCGATGGAGACGGATCGCAGGCAGGAGACATTTACGCCTCCGCCATCGCGCCAGACACGCAGTATTCTCTCTGCTCCGGGAACGTACGCACTTGTCGGCATCAACAGCGCCGTTTTCATCTGGATGGTGCTGCACGGCGTTTCCCCTGCGTCGCCGACTCCGGCGGAGTTGATTCACTTTGGCGGCAATGTGCCGGTGCTGGTGTTACATGGTCAGTGGTACCGGCTGCTGACGGCCACCTTCGTGCACGTCGGCCTGATCCATCTGCTGACGAATATGTGGTGCCTGTGGAATCTAGGCCTGTTGGGCGAGCCTCTGCTGGGGCCCTGGGGAATGGTTGCGGTCTACATGCTCACCGGCATCGCGGGCAACCTGCTCAGCCTGGGCGTCAACGTCGTGTTGCACGACTTCGTCTCCGTCGGCGCAGGAGCGTCCGGTGCCGTCTTTGGCATCGCAGGCATTCTCATCGTGCTGCTGTCGAACCATAAGCTGCCTATCCCGGTCTTCGAGCTGCAGCGGCTGCGTAAGTCGGTCATCCAGTTTGCAGGATTGAACCTCATCATCGGTTTGGCGACGATCGCTCTACCGCTGATTCGCATCGACAACTCGGCCCATGTGGGCGGCTTTCTCTTCGGCCTGGCTCTGGGAGTTCCTTTGGTGCCGCGCATGACGAGTGGGCGAGCACGCTATCTGCAACGGCAGAAGATCACCTTTGCCGGTGCGGCGTTCTTTCTTGCTTTGTTTGGCTACTGGATCGCTAATCTACGATAG
- a CDS encoding helix-turn-helix domain-containing protein, which produces MQTLTAELDHESPEALSIAMNIGATIRDYRLQKGMSQGDIEKRTGLLRCYLSRVENGHTVPSLETLQKIARALDLQLSEFFAEEVVSKEMSSLHLGEDEIRFLTQVQRYSSHLGESDRRLLLAMVRKFAQTTLS; this is translated from the coding sequence ATGCAAACACTTACTGCCGAACTTGATCACGAGTCCCCCGAGGCTCTTTCTATTGCGATGAATATTGGCGCGACGATCCGGGATTATCGTCTTCAAAAAGGCATGTCACAGGGCGATATCGAGAAGCGCACCGGGCTGCTGCGCTGCTATCTCTCGCGCGTCGAGAACGGCCACACCGTTCCCTCGCTCGAAACGTTGCAGAAGATCGCCCGCGCGCTCGACCTGCAGCTGTCGGAGTTCTTCGCTGAAGAGGTCGTCAGCAAGGAGATGTCATCCCTGCACCTGGGCGAGGACGAGATCCGCTTCCTGACGCAGGTGCAGCGCTACTCCTCTCATCTGGGCGAGAGTGACCGGCGCCTGCTGCTGGCCATGGTCAGAAAGTTTGCTCAGACAACGTTGAGCTAA
- a CDS encoding DNA-methyltransferase: protein MDCTGMNQDSNRILLADNLKLLRTLPDESAELIYVDPPFNTGKRQMRPQMKTVRDEAGDRVGFGGRRYRTELVAGKRAGAGYSDSFDDFTGFLRPRMEEAHRILTATGSLFFHIDYREVHYCKVMLDEIFGRECFQNEIIWAYDYGARAKRRWPAKHDNILWYTKDPKRYTFNLDECDRIPYMAPTLVGEEKAARGKTPTDVWWHTIVSPTGKEKTGYATQKPLGILERIVKVHSNPGDTVLDFFAGSGTTGVAAARHKRTFVLIDQNREAVKLMKRRLEKYL, encoded by the coding sequence ATGGACTGTACCGGAATGAACCAGGACAGCAACCGGATTCTTCTCGCCGACAACCTGAAGCTTTTGCGAACTCTGCCAGACGAATCGGCTGAGCTGATCTACGTCGACCCTCCCTTCAACACAGGCAAGCGGCAGATGCGTCCCCAGATGAAGACCGTACGCGACGAGGCAGGCGACCGTGTCGGCTTCGGTGGGCGGCGTTACCGTACCGAGCTTGTCGCCGGTAAACGGGCAGGAGCAGGTTACAGCGACAGCTTCGACGACTTCACCGGCTTCCTGCGCCCGCGCATGGAAGAAGCCCACCGCATCCTTACCGCGACCGGCTCGCTCTTCTTCCACATCGACTATCGCGAGGTGCACTACTGCAAGGTGATGCTCGACGAGATTTTTGGCCGCGAGTGCTTTCAGAACGAAATCATCTGGGCCTACGACTATGGCGCGCGCGCAAAACGCCGCTGGCCAGCAAAGCACGACAACATCCTCTGGTACACGAAAGACCCGAAGCGCTACACCTTCAATCTCGACGAGTGTGACCGCATCCCCTATATGGCCCCAACTCTGGTCGGCGAGGAGAAGGCCGCCCGCGGCAAAACACCCACCGACGTCTGGTGGCACACCATCGTCTCCCCCACCGGCAAGGAGAAGACCGGCTACGCCACACAGAAACCCCTCGGCATCCTGGAACGCATCGTCAAGGTGCACTCCAATCCCGGCGACACCGTACTGGATTTCTTCGCAGGCAGCGGCACCACGGGTGTAGCCGCCGCCAGGCACAAACGCACCTTCGTGCTTATCGACCAAAACCGCGAAGCCGTGAAGCTTATGAAGAGACGCCTGGAGAAATATCTATAG
- a CDS encoding vitamin K epoxide reductase family protein, which produces MKYLVALLAVAGIVVSSMALHVHNMDPSQAPPCAVTEKFDCGAVNHSRFAVFPPRSFDEDPKGGHHIPIATLGIVGYALIAILALTSQWWLTFQASLIAFMFAAFLSYIEAYILEKWCIYCLWSQGIAAAILLVTGFVLATRTIQSRRLNAAER; this is translated from the coding sequence ATGAAGTATCTGGTCGCTCTTCTGGCAGTTGCAGGCATCGTTGTCTCCTCCATGGCGCTGCATGTCCACAACATGGACCCCTCCCAGGCTCCGCCCTGCGCCGTCACAGAAAAGTTCGACTGCGGCGCCGTCAACCACAGCCGCTTCGCCGTCTTTCCTCCGCGCAGCTTCGACGAAGACCCCAAGGGCGGCCATCACATCCCCATTGCCACCCTCGGCATCGTCGGTTACGCCCTGATCGCCATCCTCGCGCTTACCAGCCAATGGTGGCTCACCTTCCAGGCATCGCTCATCGCCTTCATGTTTGCCGCATTTCTTAGCTACATCGAGGCATACATTCTGGAGAAATGGTGCATCTACTGCCTATGGTCTCAAGGAATCGCAGCAGCAATCCTTCTGGTGACCGGCTTCGTTCTGGCGACGCGGACGATCCAGTCGCGCCGGCTGAACGCCGCGGAGAGGTAG
- a CDS encoding PP2C family protein-serine/threonine phosphatase has protein sequence MAANKLIYAMLSDKGRVRRANEDACAASPVSGAFVVCDGMGGAAGGEIASHLAVETFLAHLAPNGTPHTRVQSRLNSAVQAANDAIYRQARHSPHLSGMGTTLVGLLHAPIVGKEEPEGTKRTPRNHTNARATDPPTMWLVHVGDSRCYLRRRGQLKLLTRDHSLVEEQVRAGQITPEQAAESPMRNLITRAVGSQVTVEPEIHGYRPHAGDLYLLTSDGLTRELEDASIAEVLAGIPENPKKTDLHAACKALVEMANKHGGEDNITVMLVAVHPE, from the coding sequence GTGGCAGCCAATAAGCTTATCTACGCCATGCTCTCAGATAAAGGCCGCGTCCGTCGGGCCAACGAGGACGCCTGCGCGGCTTCGCCTGTGTCTGGCGCCTTTGTTGTATGCGATGGCATGGGCGGAGCGGCAGGAGGCGAGATCGCCAGCCACCTGGCAGTCGAGACTTTTCTTGCGCATCTTGCTCCCAACGGAACGCCGCATACGCGTGTGCAGTCGCGCCTGAATTCGGCGGTTCAGGCGGCAAACGACGCAATCTACCGGCAGGCTCGGCATTCGCCGCATCTTTCCGGCATGGGGACGACGCTGGTCGGTCTACTGCATGCTCCGATTGTCGGAAAGGAAGAGCCAGAGGGCACGAAGCGCACGCCTCGCAATCATACGAATGCTCGTGCTACAGACCCGCCGACGATGTGGCTGGTGCATGTGGGAGACAGCCGATGTTATCTACGGCGTCGCGGGCAGCTTAAGCTGCTGACACGCGATCACTCCCTGGTCGAGGAGCAGGTACGAGCCGGACAGATCACGCCGGAACAGGCGGCGGAGTCACCGATGCGCAACCTCATTACGCGCGCTGTGGGTTCGCAGGTCACGGTTGAACCGGAGATTCACGGCTATCGTCCCCATGCCGGCGATCTGTATCTGCTGACCTCTGACGGGCTGACGCGGGAGCTGGAAGACGCCAGTATTGCGGAAGTTCTTGCAGGCATTCCAGAGAACCCGAAGAAGACCGATCTGCATGCAGCATGCAAGGCCCTGGTTGAAATGGCCAATAAGCATGGCGGTGAGGACAACATCACGGTCATGCTGGTCGCGGTGCATCCGGAGTAG
- a CDS encoding cellulose synthase family protein has product MTTRLTSVLGLLLAPHGLSHYWKTHYLDKTFKGLYRWNAFDTSLLIPYFIVMVILAFYGIHRYQLVWLYYRNKKNAAKWSEPPARFPEGQLPFVTIQLPIFNEQFVIDRLIDACCRLNYPRDRFEIQVLDDSTDETTVVAQQIVERYARGFAGMDPQPITYIHRENRYGFKAGALDAGLKVAKGEFVAIFDADFVPPREWVMQVIHHFAETNIGMVQTRWTHLNRDYSLLTQVEAIMLDGHFVLESGGRSRAGVFFNFNGTAGMWRRETIGSAGGWQHDTLTEDTDLSYRAQMVGWQFKYLQDVECPAELPIEMTAFKTQQARWAKGLIQTGKKILPRVMKSDQPWHTKLEAWYHLTANISYPLMIVLSVLLMPAMIIRSWQGLLQMLLIDLPLFMASTMSISSFYLVSQKELFPKSWLKTFIYLPFLMALGVGLTITNAKAVLEALFGVQSAFARTPKYRVNKKGEKSQAKKYRKRLGIIPWIELAIGTYFAFTVWYAISTENYFTVPFLVLFVFGYWYTGLLSLLQGRFERFGTAGQEFHEKPFPMGI; this is encoded by the coding sequence TTGACCACGCGCCTGACCTCTGTCCTCGGGCTGCTTCTGGCGCCGCACGGCCTCAGCCACTACTGGAAGACTCACTACCTGGACAAGACCTTCAAGGGACTCTATCGCTGGAATGCCTTCGACACCTCGCTGTTGATTCCCTACTTCATCGTGATGGTGATCCTCGCCTTCTACGGCATTCATCGTTACCAGCTGGTCTGGCTCTACTACCGCAATAAAAAGAACGCCGCGAAATGGAGCGAACCGCCGGCACGCTTCCCCGAAGGCCAGCTCCCCTTCGTCACCATTCAGCTTCCCATATTCAACGAGCAGTTCGTCATCGACCGCCTCATCGACGCCTGCTGTCGCCTCAACTATCCTCGCGACCGTTTCGAAATCCAGGTGCTCGACGACTCCACCGACGAGACTACCGTCGTCGCGCAGCAGATCGTCGAGCGTTACGCCCGCGGCTTCGCCGGCATGGACCCGCAGCCCATCACCTATATTCACCGCGAGAACCGTTACGGCTTCAAAGCCGGTGCGCTCGATGCCGGGCTCAAGGTCGCCAAAGGCGAATTCGTCGCCATCTTCGACGCCGACTTCGTCCCACCGCGTGAGTGGGTCATGCAGGTCATCCATCACTTCGCCGAAACCAACATCGGCATGGTGCAGACGCGCTGGACGCACCTCAACCGTGACTACAGCCTGCTCACGCAGGTCGAGGCCATCATGCTCGACGGCCACTTCGTGCTGGAGAGCGGAGGCCGCTCGCGCGCCGGTGTCTTCTTCAACTTCAACGGCACCGCCGGCATGTGGCGCCGCGAGACCATCGGCTCCGCAGGCGGCTGGCAGCACGACACCCTCACCGAGGACACCGACCTCAGCTACCGCGCGCAGATGGTCGGCTGGCAGTTCAAATACCTGCAGGACGTCGAGTGCCCCGCCGAGCTGCCCATCGAGATGACCGCCTTCAAAACCCAGCAGGCACGCTGGGCCAAGGGCCTCATCCAGACCGGCAAGAAGATCCTTCCGCGCGTGATGAAGAGCGACCAGCCCTGGCATACCAAGCTCGAGGCCTGGTACCACCTCACTGCCAACATCAGTTATCCGCTGATGATCGTCCTTAGCGTGCTGCTGATGCCCGCCATGATCATCCGCAGCTGGCAGGGCCTGCTGCAGATGCTGCTGATCGACCTGCCACTCTTCATGGCCAGCACCATGTCGATCTCCAGCTTCTATCTCGTCAGCCAGAAAGAGCTCTTCCCGAAAAGCTGGCTCAAGACCTTTATCTATCTGCCGTTCCTCATGGCCCTCGGCGTCGGCCTCACCATCACCAACGCCAAGGCCGTGCTCGAAGCTCTCTTCGGCGTCCAGTCCGCCTTCGCACGCACCCCGAAGTACCGCGTCAATAAAAAGGGCGAAAAGAGTCAGGCCAAGAAGTACCGCAAGCGCCTCGGCATCATCCCATGGATCGAGCTCGCCATCGGCACCTACTTCGCCTTCACCGTCTGGTACGCCATCTCGACGGAGAACTACTTCACCGTCCCGTTCCTCGTGCTCTTCGTCTTCGGCTACTGGTATACCGGCCTGCTCAGTCTGCTGCAGGGACGCTTTGAGCGCTTCGGCACCGCCGGGCAGGAGTTCCACGAGAAGCCCTTCCCCATGGGGATCTAG
- a CDS encoding GGDEF domain-containing protein, with product MLTTIKTLLEQMRITDAEIRQRKDLLFFTSHDAEVLTKFAPIIAENIDTLVEEFYRIQLGIPEIALLIGDADTLTRLQRAQHKYIVDLFSGVYDLEYVNNRLRVGLVHKRIGVEPKLYLSATKLLKELLFDLIGKHNSVPETTQSICSALDKLLYFDVTLIVETYIRSLLTEIEIAKGKSEQYARNLEERTRQFEELARVDPLTGLLNRRSLPDILSRELVAAQRRLEMISLVYIDIDYFKQINDESGHKRGDEVLQVFAEVIRATARATDICFRMGGDEFCILMPNCNARNAETIFCTRFREHLNERLPSVGASIGVHSTGPDSYVTAATLIEHADEAMLAVKRTRNEPNGKAQRMQDSAEIA from the coding sequence ATGCTGACCACCATCAAAACGCTTCTGGAGCAGATGCGGATCACTGATGCGGAGATCAGACAGCGCAAGGATCTGCTTTTTTTTACCTCGCATGACGCTGAGGTTTTGACTAAGTTTGCACCGATCATTGCGGAGAATATCGACACACTAGTCGAAGAGTTCTATCGGATCCAACTCGGCATTCCAGAGATTGCCCTGTTGATTGGGGATGCAGATACATTGACCCGGCTGCAGCGCGCTCAGCATAAGTACATAGTTGATCTGTTCTCTGGTGTGTACGACCTGGAATATGTCAACAATCGTCTGCGCGTTGGCCTGGTCCACAAACGCATCGGCGTCGAGCCCAAGTTGTATCTGTCGGCGACGAAACTGCTAAAAGAGCTGTTGTTCGACCTCATCGGCAAACATAACTCTGTTCCTGAAACCACGCAATCGATCTGCTCAGCACTGGATAAGCTACTGTATTTTGATGTGACTCTGATCGTCGAAACCTACATTCGCAGCCTGCTCACGGAAATCGAGATCGCGAAGGGAAAATCGGAACAATACGCACGCAATTTGGAAGAGCGTACGCGCCAGTTTGAGGAATTGGCACGAGTCGATCCGTTAACCGGCCTACTCAATCGCCGGTCGCTACCCGACATTCTCTCCCGTGAGCTTGTTGCCGCGCAACGCCGGTTGGAGATGATTTCGCTGGTCTACATCGATATTGACTACTTCAAACAAATTAACGACGAGAGCGGTCACAAACGCGGTGACGAGGTGCTACAGGTCTTCGCCGAGGTTATCCGCGCCACCGCACGCGCTACCGATATCTGCTTCCGCATGGGTGGGGATGAGTTCTGTATTCTTATGCCGAATTGTAATGCGCGTAACGCAGAGACAATCTTCTGCACGCGCTTTCGAGAGCATCTGAACGAACGTCTGCCGAGCGTCGGAGCAAGTATCGGAGTGCACTCGACGGGTCCGGATAGCTATGTCACAGCAGCAACGCTAATCGAACATGCCGACGAGGCGATGCTTGCGGTGAAGCGAACCCGCAATGAGCCAAACGGCAAAGCGCAGCGTATGCAAGACAGCGCCGAGATCGCGTAA